The following coding sequences lie in one Desulfomicrobium escambiense DSM 10707 genomic window:
- a CDS encoding glutamine synthetase III gives MNGLTARRDAIKAITDYKPTHAPLNFKETSPTEVFGSNVFNDSVMRERLPKNIYKSLKKTIELGEKLDASVADVVANTMKDWAIEKGATHFTHVFFPLTGLTAEKHDSFLVPDGKGGAIAEFSGKLLIQGEPDASSFPSGGLRATFEARGYTAWDVTSPAYILENPNGTVLCIPTAFVSWTGEALDKKTPLLRSMQALNKQAKRVLKLFGVETKLPITSYAGPEQEYFLIDRNFVFARPDLLIAGRSLFGAKPPKGQEFEDQYFGVVPRRVLSFMMEVDRELFKLGVPVKTRHNEVAPSQFEIAPIYEQGNLATDHNQLVMTVLRSVAKRYGMVCLLHEKPFAGINGSGKHLNYSIGNDEVGCLFDPGDTPHDNAQFLVFCAAAIRAVHKYGPLLRATVASASNDHRLGANEAPPAIMSVYLGEQLTDVFEQFKKGEVKSSKQKGVMHIGVDTLPPLPMDPGDRNRTSPFAFTGNRFEFRAVGSSMSIAGSQVALNTMMAESLDYIATELEKATGGKKTKLNAAVQELLQKLMVEHEAVIFNGDGYSEKWHKEAERRGLANLKATPDALPMLSAPSTIELFTKFGVLTEAELRSREEIYLEQYCKTVETEANLMLRMAKTVIFPASFRYQSELATACANLKAIGKEFGTTTLDQLTTNLRAMQKVTYELEALLEADKGSSTMEHAKYFQKTILPAMGEVRKHADILETLVADDLWTLPSYMEMLFIR, from the coding sequence ATGAACGGATTAACGGCCCGTCGGGACGCCATCAAGGCCATCACCGACTATAAACCCACGCATGCCCCCCTGAATTTCAAGGAAACCTCCCCGACCGAGGTTTTCGGCAGCAACGTGTTCAACGACAGCGTCATGCGTGAGCGCCTGCCCAAGAACATCTACAAGTCCCTGAAGAAGACCATCGAGCTGGGCGAGAAGCTCGACGCCTCCGTGGCCGACGTCGTGGCCAACACCATGAAGGACTGGGCCATCGAGAAGGGCGCCACCCACTTCACCCACGTCTTTTTCCCCCTGACGGGCCTGACCGCCGAGAAGCACGACTCCTTCCTGGTGCCCGACGGCAAGGGCGGCGCCATCGCCGAGTTCAGCGGCAAGCTGCTCATCCAGGGCGAACCCGACGCCTCCAGCTTCCCCTCCGGCGGCCTGCGCGCCACCTTCGAGGCCCGCGGCTACACCGCCTGGGACGTGACCAGCCCGGCCTACATCCTCGAAAACCCCAACGGCACTGTGCTGTGCATCCCCACGGCCTTCGTGTCCTGGACCGGCGAGGCACTGGACAAGAAGACTCCGCTGCTGCGGTCCATGCAGGCCCTGAACAAGCAGGCCAAGCGCGTCCTGAAGCTCTTCGGCGTCGAGACCAAGCTGCCCATCACCAGCTACGCCGGCCCCGAGCAGGAATATTTCCTCATCGACCGCAACTTCGTCTTCGCCCGCCCCGACCTGCTCATCGCCGGCCGCAGCCTGTTCGGCGCCAAGCCGCCCAAGGGCCAGGAGTTCGAGGACCAGTATTTTGGAGTCGTGCCGCGCCGCGTCCTGTCCTTCATGATGGAAGTGGACCGTGAACTCTTCAAGCTCGGCGTCCCGGTCAAGACCCGCCACAACGAGGTGGCCCCCAGCCAGTTCGAGATCGCGCCCATCTACGAGCAGGGCAACCTGGCCACGGACCACAACCAGCTGGTCATGACCGTGCTGCGCAGCGTGGCCAAGCGCTACGGCATGGTCTGCCTGCTGCACGAAAAGCCCTTCGCCGGCATCAACGGCTCGGGCAAGCACCTCAACTACTCCATCGGCAACGACGAGGTCGGCTGCCTGTTCGATCCCGGCGACACGCCCCATGACAACGCCCAGTTCCTGGTCTTCTGCGCCGCCGCCATCCGCGCCGTGCACAAGTACGGCCCGCTGCTGCGCGCCACCGTGGCCAGCGCCTCCAACGACCACCGCCTCGGCGCCAACGAGGCCCCGCCGGCCATCATGTCCGTCTACCTCGGCGAACAGCTGACCGACGTCTTCGAGCAGTTCAAGAAGGGCGAGGTCAAGAGCTCCAAGCAGAAGGGCGTCATGCACATCGGCGTCGACACGCTGCCCCCGCTGCCCATGGATCCGGGCGACCGCAACCGCACCAGCCCCTTCGCCTTCACCGGCAACCGCTTCGAGTTCCGCGCCGTGGGCTCCTCCATGTCCATCGCCGGCTCCCAGGTGGCCCTGAACACCATGATGGCCGAGTCCCTGGACTACATCGCCACGGAGCTGGAAAAGGCCACTGGCGGCAAGAAGACCAAGCTCAACGCCGCCGTACAGGAACTGCTGCAGAAGCTCATGGTCGAGCACGAAGCCGTCATCTTCAACGGCGACGGCTACTCCGAGAAATGGCACAAGGAAGCCGAGCGCCGCGGCCTGGCCAACCTGAAGGCTACCCCCGACGCGCTGCCCATGCTGTCCGCGCCTTCGACCATCGAGCTCTTCACCAAGTTCGGCGTGCTGACCGAGGCCGAGCTGCGCTCCCGCGAGGAGATCTACCTGGAGCAGTACTGCAAGACCGTCGAGACCGAAGCCAACCTCATGTTGCGCATGGCCAAGACCGTCATCTTCCCGGCCTCCTTCCGTTACCAGAGCGAACTGGCCACGGCCTGCGCGAACCTGAAGGCCATCGGCAAGGAATTCGGCACCACGACCCTCGACCAACTGACCACCAACCTGCGCGCCATGCAGAAGGTCACCTACGAGCTCGAAGCTCTGCTCGAAGCCGACAAGGGCTCCTCGACCATGGAGCACGCCAAGTACTTCCAGAAGACCATCCTGCCGGCCATGGGCGAAGTGCGGAAGCACGCCGACATTCTGGAGACCCTCGTCGCCGACGACCTCTGGACCCTGCCGAGTTACATGGAGATGCTCTTCATCCGCTAA